GATCCCTGGGTGCTGGTGGACGTTGACCAGAGCACCACCTATGGCATGACCGGCATCACCTGGCCCAACGCCTATGCCGCCCAGGCCTACATGATCTTCAATCCCAGCGCCACCACTCCGGCCGTGACCGACGCCGCGCCCCACGGCGGGGCCAAGATGGCTGCCTGCTTTGCCAGCACCACGCCTCCCAACAACGATTGGATGATCTCTCCGCTGGTGACTCCCACCGCCGGGCAGTTCCTGAACTTCTACGCGAAGTCCTACACCGATGATTACGGCCTGGAACGCTTCAAAGTGGGCGTTTCCACCACCGGCGCCACCACCCCGGCCAGCTTCACCATCATCAGCGGTGCCAGCTACATCCAGGCTCCCACGGACTGGACCCTCTACAGCTACGACCTCAGCGCCTACGCCGGCCAGGACGTCCGCTTCGGCATCCAGTGCGTGTCCAACGACGCCTTCATCTTCTTTGTGGACGATGTGACCGTGGGTCCCGTTCCCACCGCCAAGGAGCACTACGCCTCCGTTCCCGCCTTCGGCATCCGCAGCACCGGCACCCCGGTCGCGGCCCCCGAGATCCTGAACCCGCCCACGCGGGAATTCCTGGGCTACAAGGTTTACCGTGACGGCACCCTGCTCACCACCATCGACACCACCACCACCACCTTCTACAACGACCTCGCCGTGACCGTGGGCACCTACAGCTACACCGTCACCGCCGTCTATACCGCCGGCGAATCCGTGCCTGCCGGCCCCGTTACCGCCACCATCGCCCCTCCTGCCAATCCTCCCACCGACCTCACCTCCACCGTGGACGGCAACGACGTCACCCTGAACTGGGTGAGCCCCGAGCCGCCGCAAACCGGTGAATGGATCACCTGGTGCCAGGACGTGCTCGGCAACGGCATCGGCACCAATAGCGCCATCATCTTCGACGTGGCCCACCGCTTCGACCAGACCGACCTCGCCCCCCATCAGGGCGGCACCGTCACCCAGGTGAAGTTCGTGCCCAACTATGCCGACTGCGTCTATACCGTGAAGGTGTGGACCGGCGGCAGCGCCACCAACGCCGGAACGCTTGTGTCCTCGCAGGTGGTGCCCACCATCGCCCTCGGCGAATGGAACCTCTGCGTGCTCAACACCCCCGTGCCCCTGCCGACCACCGGCGACCTCTACGTGGGCTTCGAAGTGAACACCCAGGGCGACCACCCCGCCGGCTGCGACAGCGGCCCCGTGGTGGAAGGCAAAGGCAACATGATGTATTACGAAGGCGCCTGGACCACCCTCACCGGTTTGGCCCCGACCCTCACCTACAACTGGCTGGTCCAGACCTTCGTGGCCGACGGCGCCACCCTCAAGGCCGTGGAACTGGCCCCCATCGAGGAACACAAGGCCATCACCTACGCCCAGGGCCCGCTGGAAGTCCTCCACAAAGAGCCCGCCCGCGAAAATGACCGCGCCCTCACCGGCTTCAAGGTCTATCGCGACGGCGTCCTCATCGGCACCATCACCGATCCCGCCGTGACCACCTACACGGACATGGACCTGCCCAACGGCAACTACGTCTATGGCGTCACCGCGGTCTATACCACCGGTGAATCGGTTCCCGCCACCGTGAACGTGACCGTGAACGTCCAGCTGGCCGAGATCATCTTCCAGGATGGTTTCGAGACCTACGACGACTTCGCGATCCTGTTCGCGCCCTGGACCCTGCTCGACGTCGATCTGGCCCCCACCTACGGCTTCTCCGGGATCACCTTCCCGGGTTCCGAAGGTGCCATGGCCTACATCGTCTTCAATCCCAGCGCGACCACGCCTCCCATCACCACCCTCACCGCCCACGGCGGAGCCAAGATGGCCGCGTCCTTCGCCGCCACCACTCCTCCCAACAACGACTGGATGATCACTCCCCGCCTGCATCTGGGCACCGGCAGCGCCGTGAAGTTCTACGCGAAGTCCCACACCGCCCAGTACGGCCTGGAACGTTTCCGCGTGGGCGTTTCGATGCTGCCCAACATCATTCCCCAGGGCTTCCAGTATGTGAGCCCCG
This genomic window from Candidatus Cloacimonadota bacterium contains:
- a CDS encoding choice-of-anchor J domain-containing protein, whose product is DPWVLVDVDQSTTYGMTGITWPNAYAAQAYMIFNPSATTPAVTDAAPHGGAKMAACFASTTPPNNDWMISPLVTPTAGQFLNFYAKSYTDDYGLERFKVGVSTTGATTPASFTIISGASYIQAPTDWTLYSYDLSAYAGQDVRFGIQCVSNDAFIFFVDDVTVGPVPTAKEHYASVPAFGIRSTGTPVAAPEILNPPTREFLGYKVYRDGTLLTTIDTTTTTFYNDLAVTVGTYSYTVTAVYTAGESVPAGPVTATIAPPANPPTDLTSTVDGNDVTLNWVSPEPPQTGEWITWCQDVLGNGIGTNSAIIFDVAHRFDQTDLAPHQGGTVTQVKFVPNYADCVYTVKVWTGGSATNAGTLVSSQVVPTIALGEWNLCVLNTPVPLPTTGDLYVGFEVNTQGDHPAGCDSGPVVEGKGNMMYYEGAWTTLTGLAPTLTYNWLVQTFVADGATLKAVELAPIEEHKAITYAQGPLEVLHKEPARENDRALTGFKVYRDGVLIGTITDPAVTTYTDMDLPNGNYVYGVTAVYTTGESVPATVNVTVNVQLAEIIFQDGFETYDDFAILFAPWTLLDVDLAPTYGFSGITFPGSEGAMAYIVFNPSATTPPITTLTAHGGAKMAASFAATTPPNNDWMITPRLHLGTGSAVKFYAKSHTAQYGLERFRVGVSMLPNIIPQGFQYVSPGDYVEAPIGWTEFVYDLSNYDNQEIWLGIRCVSNDAFVFYVDDFSVHSDGGYIVANDDPGIPALVTELKGNYPNPFNPRTTISYSVKEATPVTIGIYNVKGQLVKTLVSEDKAAGNHSIAWDGVDANNQPVSSGVYFYKMFAGKYSSTKKMILMK